A part of Nocardioides sp. WS12 genomic DNA contains:
- the tsaE gene encoding tRNA (adenosine(37)-N6)-threonylcarbamoyltransferase complex ATPase subunit type 1 TsaE: MSLEVIVVGQEAAAEVLAVVRAAFAARPVLDPPADALSETEASIAALLAPGGGLLARLDGRTVGAVVLDPDGDALYLRRFGVDPSAQGRGIARALVRAALAEAGRRDGLKRLVILAREELPLTVQFWRDMGFAETARQPPYVEMARPVPRTVEIPTADAMRSLGEHLASVLQAGDVLVLSGELGAGKTTFTQGLGAGLDVRGSITSPTFVIARVHPSLSGGPSLVHVDAYRLGGTAELDDLDLDTDLDQAVTVVEWGSGLAEGLADGWLEVRIGRATGDAGATGIDPEADPRIVELDPVGVRWLGVELPASSTL, encoded by the coding sequence GTGAGTCTCGAGGTCATCGTGGTCGGCCAGGAGGCCGCCGCAGAGGTGCTTGCCGTGGTGCGCGCTGCGTTCGCCGCGCGCCCCGTCCTGGACCCGCCTGCCGATGCCCTCAGCGAGACCGAGGCCTCGATCGCGGCCCTGCTCGCGCCCGGTGGCGGTCTGCTGGCGCGTCTGGACGGACGCACGGTCGGCGCCGTTGTCCTCGATCCGGACGGCGACGCGCTCTACCTGCGCCGGTTCGGTGTCGACCCCAGTGCACAGGGCCGCGGCATCGCGCGGGCCCTGGTCCGCGCTGCCCTCGCCGAAGCCGGGAGACGGGACGGTCTGAAGCGGCTGGTCATCCTGGCGCGCGAGGAACTCCCGCTCACCGTGCAGTTCTGGCGCGACATGGGCTTTGCGGAGACTGCCCGCCAGCCGCCGTACGTCGAGATGGCGCGGCCGGTGCCGCGCACCGTCGAGATTCCTACTGCCGATGCGATGCGTTCACTCGGCGAGCACCTGGCATCGGTCCTGCAGGCCGGAGACGTCCTGGTGCTCAGCGGCGAACTCGGCGCCGGCAAGACCACCTTCACGCAGGGACTGGGCGCCGGCCTCGACGTCCGCGGCAGCATCACGTCTCCGACCTTCGTGATCGCCCGGGTGCATCCCTCGCTGTCGGGCGGACCCTCGCTCGTCCACGTCGACGCCTACCGGCTCGGCGGTACCGCTGAACTGGATGACCTGGACCTCGACACCGACCTCGATCAGGCGGTCACGGTCGTCGAGTGGGGGAGCGGACTGGCCGAGGGGCTGGCCGACGGCTGGCTCGAGGTCCGCATCGGACGCGCCACCGGTGACGCCGGCGCCACCGGGATCGACCCGGAAGCCGATCCGCGGATCGTTGAACTGGACCCGGTCGGCGTGCGATGGCTCGGCGTGGAACTCCCCGCTTCGTCGACCCTCTAG
- a CDS encoding alpha/beta hydrolase: MKRGRILGSVAGALGLAAAGTAVGVVRQQRQIGRRAGEDIPFGTLRSPEISIVAEDGVRLYVEVDEVDVATPATAATGPLERLLRRTKDDTPPVTVVFVHGFCLNLDCWHFQRAAYRGLVRTVYYDQRSHGRSGNSGRAHSTIDQLGRDLKDVIDAVVPEGPIVLVGHSMGGMSIVALAEQFPDLIGTRVAGVGLVSTTAGGLDPSRILLPMLPARLTGPFASGAVRTLHLGHRAVDVLRRAGSSVATVITDRFAFGGPVPQGYVEFVDDMLGATPFEVVADFFPHFASLDKFDHVESLGRIPTSIICGTNDKITSIGHSRKLHSRIPESRLLECEGAGHMVIMERHELVNAELDQLITAATARTATR; the protein is encoded by the coding sequence ATGAAGCGCGGTCGGATCCTGGGTTCGGTGGCCGGTGCCCTCGGCCTCGCTGCGGCCGGTACGGCGGTCGGTGTCGTCCGCCAGCAACGGCAGATCGGCAGGCGGGCGGGTGAGGACATCCCGTTCGGCACCCTGCGCTCGCCGGAGATCAGCATCGTCGCCGAGGACGGGGTGCGCCTGTACGTCGAGGTCGACGAGGTCGATGTCGCGACGCCGGCCACGGCAGCGACCGGTCCGCTCGAGCGGCTGCTTCGTCGTACCAAGGACGACACACCGCCGGTCACCGTGGTGTTCGTCCACGGCTTCTGCCTCAACCTCGACTGCTGGCACTTCCAGCGCGCCGCCTACCGCGGCTTGGTGCGCACGGTCTACTACGACCAGCGTTCGCACGGCCGGTCCGGCAACTCCGGCCGCGCGCACTCCACCATCGACCAGTTGGGCCGCGACCTCAAGGACGTCATCGATGCCGTCGTACCCGAAGGCCCGATCGTCCTCGTCGGTCACTCGATGGGCGGCATGTCGATCGTCGCGCTGGCCGAGCAGTTCCCCGACCTGATCGGGACCCGCGTGGCTGGGGTCGGCCTGGTCTCGACCACTGCCGGAGGGCTCGACCCGAGCCGGATCCTGCTGCCCATGCTGCCCGCGCGACTGACCGGGCCCTTCGCCAGTGGCGCGGTCCGCACCCTGCACCTGGGCCATCGCGCCGTCGACGTCCTGCGCAGGGCCGGCAGTTCGGTCGCCACGGTCATCACCGACCGGTTCGCCTTCGGTGGCCCGGTCCCGCAGGGGTACGTCGAGTTCGTCGACGACATGCTGGGAGCGACGCCCTTCGAGGTGGTGGCCGACTTCTTCCCGCACTTCGCGAGCCTCGACAAGTTCGACCACGTCGAGAGCCTCGGCCGGATTCCCACCTCGATCATCTGTGGGACCAACGACAAGATCACCTCGATCGGGCACTCGCGCAAGCTGCACTCCCGCATCCCCGAGTCCCGGCTGCTCGAGTGCGAGGGCGCCGGGCACATGGTGATCATGGAGCGCCACGAACTCGTCAACGCCGAGCTCGACCAGCTGATCACCGCCGCGACCGCGAGGACCGCAACGCGGTGA
- the alr gene encoding alanine racemase, translating into MSSTSAPLGPAEIVVDLDAIRANARLLRETAGVPLIAVVKSDGYGHGMVECARAAQQGGAEWLATATIEEALALRAAGVDGPLLCWITAPGAPYAAAADAGIEVSAYSVDELDEMAAAFAGRTEPARIQLKVDTGLSRGGAPRAAWAEVFDRARAGEEAGDWTVTGLWSHFACADEPAHPANDRQEQAFREAIALAEAHGLRPELRHLANSAATILRPSSRFDAVRCGIALYGLDPAPGQATDIGLVPAMTVRGPLVMVKDLAVGDGVSYGHRWIADRPTTVALVPIGYADGIPRSASRPGSPGSAAQVGIAGKHRPIRGTVCMDQVVVDLDGDRPEVGTEVVVFGPPSAGGPTAQDWAEACGTINYEIVTRIGGRMTRRYVGVSTGSTTGNTP; encoded by the coding sequence ATGTCCAGCACGTCGGCGCCTCTGGGCCCTGCCGAGATCGTCGTCGACCTCGACGCGATCCGCGCCAACGCGCGACTGCTGCGCGAGACCGCCGGCGTCCCGCTGATCGCGGTCGTGAAGTCCGACGGCTACGGCCACGGCATGGTCGAGTGCGCCCGTGCCGCGCAGCAGGGCGGCGCCGAGTGGCTGGCGACGGCCACCATCGAGGAAGCCCTTGCCCTGCGTGCGGCCGGCGTCGACGGTCCGCTGCTGTGCTGGATCACGGCCCCGGGCGCCCCGTACGCCGCTGCCGCCGACGCCGGCATCGAGGTTTCCGCCTACTCCGTCGACGAACTCGACGAGATGGCCGCCGCCTTCGCCGGCCGGACCGAGCCAGCGCGGATCCAGCTCAAGGTCGACACCGGCCTGTCCCGCGGGGGAGCGCCGCGAGCAGCCTGGGCAGAGGTCTTCGACCGGGCGCGCGCCGGCGAGGAAGCAGGCGACTGGACGGTCACCGGCCTCTGGTCGCACTTCGCGTGCGCCGATGAGCCCGCGCACCCGGCCAACGACCGCCAGGAGCAGGCCTTCCGCGAGGCGATTGCTCTGGCCGAGGCACACGGCCTGCGTCCCGAACTGCGCCACCTGGCCAACTCGGCTGCCACGATCCTGCGGCCGTCCTCCCGTTTCGATGCCGTGCGCTGCGGCATTGCGCTCTACGGACTGGACCCGGCCCCGGGCCAGGCCACCGACATCGGACTGGTGCCGGCGATGACCGTTCGGGGACCGCTGGTGATGGTCAAGGACCTCGCCGTCGGTGACGGGGTCTCCTACGGACACCGCTGGATCGCCGACCGCCCGACGACCGTCGCGCTGGTGCCGATCGGGTACGCCGACGGCATCCCGCGCAGCGCCTCGCGACCCGGTTCGCCCGGGTCCGCGGCGCAGGTCGGGATTGCCGGCAAGCACCGCCCGATCCGCGGCACCGTCTGCATGGACCAGGTCGTCGTCGACCTGGATGGCGACCGGCCGGAGGTCGGCACCGAGGTCGTCGTTTTCGGCCCGCCCTCGGCCGGTGGCCCCACGGCGCAGGACTGGGCCGAGGCGTGCGGCACCATCAACTACGAGATCGTGACGAGGATCGGTGGCCGGATGACGCGACGCTACGTGGGAGTCTCGACAGGCTCGACCACCGGGAACACCCCATGA
- a CDS encoding NAD(P)H-hydrate dehydratase produces the protein MIRAHTVDQVRAAEALLLAELPEGALMQRAAHGLAYAVLDFLGSAYGRRVVLLVGSGDNGGDALYAGVVLARRGVQVEAWLLSEQAHAGGVAALRAVGGRVVRLDTPLVPRGYSTSFRPDVVVDGIVGIGGRPGLRPNAVAALAALEGIPVVAVDVPSGVDVDTGAVDGPHVTAALTVTFGTHKGCHLLDPAALACGALELVDIGLPEVEPVETTSTTEWASMEALQPADVAALLPRPGPASHKYTRGVVGIRAGSATYPGAGLLSVAGATCGLAGMVRYDGDPAVNDWVRDRHPEVVGAGRVQAWVVGSGSDTAAEQALRDSLADEVPVVVDADALAFADLARGRPAVLTPHAGELARMLGVDRAAVEAESLSFALRAAHEYDAVVLLKGRHTVIAEPGGRVRVTTSGTPWLATAGAGDVLGGVIGALLAGGLDPFDAASVGSWLHGAAATQAAAGGPIVASDVAAALPSLVAALIASLDTE, from the coding sequence GTGATCCGCGCGCACACGGTCGACCAGGTCCGCGCTGCGGAAGCGTTGCTGCTCGCCGAACTGCCCGAGGGCGCGCTCATGCAGCGGGCCGCACACGGCCTCGCTTACGCGGTGCTCGACTTCCTGGGCTCGGCGTACGGGCGTCGGGTCGTGTTGCTCGTCGGGTCGGGCGACAACGGCGGTGATGCGTTGTACGCCGGCGTGGTGCTCGCGCGGCGGGGCGTGCAGGTCGAGGCGTGGTTGTTGTCGGAGCAGGCGCATGCAGGTGGGGTGGCGGCCTTGCGGGCAGTGGGCGGACGGGTGGTGCGTCTCGATACGCCGCTCGTACCTCGCGGCTACTCGACGAGCTTTCGGCCTGATGTGGTGGTCGACGGAATCGTCGGCATCGGTGGCCGGCCGGGCCTGCGGCCCAACGCTGTCGCCGCACTCGCTGCGCTCGAGGGGATCCCCGTCGTCGCGGTCGACGTGCCGTCGGGAGTCGATGTCGACACCGGTGCCGTGGACGGGCCTCATGTCACGGCCGCGTTGACGGTCACCTTCGGCACCCACAAGGGCTGCCACCTCCTCGACCCGGCCGCGCTGGCCTGCGGAGCGCTCGAGCTCGTCGACATCGGACTACCGGAGGTCGAGCCTGTCGAGACCACCTCAACCACCGAGTGGGCGTCGATGGAAGCGCTCCAGCCGGCCGACGTGGCGGCGTTGCTGCCCCGTCCGGGTCCGGCGTCACACAAGTACACCCGTGGTGTCGTCGGCATCCGCGCCGGCTCCGCGACCTATCCGGGCGCGGGCCTGCTCAGCGTCGCTGGCGCGACCTGCGGCCTCGCGGGGATGGTGCGGTACGACGGCGATCCGGCCGTGAACGACTGGGTCCGTGATCGCCATCCCGAGGTCGTCGGCGCCGGCCGCGTCCAGGCCTGGGTCGTCGGTTCGGGCAGCGACACCGCGGCCGAGCAGGCGTTGCGGGACTCCCTTGCCGACGAGGTGCCGGTGGTCGTCGACGCCGATGCCCTTGCCTTCGCCGACCTGGCGCGCGGACGGCCCGCGGTCCTCACGCCGCACGCCGGCGAACTGGCCCGGATGCTCGGCGTCGACCGAGCGGCGGTCGAAGCCGAATCGCTGTCCTTCGCGCTCCGCGCTGCCCACGAGTACGACGCCGTCGTACTCCTCAAGGGGCGGCACACCGTGATCGCCGAACCGGGCGGGCGGGTCCGCGTGACGACCTCGGGCACCCCGTGGCTGGCGACGGCGGGGGCCGGCGACGTCCTCGGCGGCGTGATCGGCGCGTTGCTGGCTGGTGGCCTCGATCCGTTCGACGCGGCCTCGGTCGGGTCCTGGTTGCACGGTGCCGCGGCCACCCAGGCAGCGGCGGGTGGACCGATCGTCGCGTCGGATGTCGCGGCCGCGCTCCCCTCCCTCGTTGCGGCCCTCATCGCATCCCTCGACACGGAGTGA
- a CDS encoding type II toxin-antitoxin system PemK/MazF family toxin → MGWIVRRGEVRLVDLEPARGSEASKRRPAVVVSNDRANAAADRLGRGVVTVVPVTSNVQRILPFQTLLPSEETGLRLDSKAQAEQVRSVAVERIGAVLGRVPGHLMSDLDDALRLHLDL, encoded by the coding sequence ATGGGCTGGATCGTGCGGCGCGGTGAGGTTCGCCTCGTCGACCTGGAACCGGCGCGGGGCAGCGAAGCAAGCAAGCGTCGCCCGGCCGTGGTGGTCAGCAACGACCGAGCCAACGCCGCCGCCGACAGACTGGGGAGAGGGGTGGTCACCGTGGTCCCGGTGACCAGCAATGTGCAGCGGATCCTGCCGTTCCAGACCCTGTTGCCATCCGAGGAAACGGGCTTGCGTCTCGACTCCAAGGCGCAGGCCGAACAGGTTCGATCGGTGGCAGTCGAGCGCATCGGCGCCGTGTTGGGGCGGGTGCCCGGTCACTTGATGTCGGACCTGGACGACGCCCTTCGCCTTCACCTCGATCTGTGA
- a CDS encoding ribbon-helix-helix protein, CopG family, translated as MKLSVSLTDGDVALIDAYARESGLASRSAVVQLAVRHLRQASLEDDYDAAWREWESSGEEAAWAAATSDGLDRAAR; from the coding sequence ATGAAGCTGAGCGTCAGTCTGACCGACGGCGATGTTGCCTTGATCGATGCCTACGCGCGCGAGTCCGGCCTTGCGTCGCGGTCGGCGGTCGTCCAACTGGCCGTCCGCCATCTTCGGCAGGCGTCGCTCGAAGACGACTACGACGCCGCCTGGCGCGAGTGGGAGAGCTCCGGCGAGGAGGCGGCCTGGGCGGCTGCGACGTCGGATGGGCTGGATCGTGCGGCGCGGTGA
- a CDS encoding holo-ACP synthase: protein MAVVGVGIDVCEIARFEESCRRTPALVEKLFVEAERGRHISSMAARFAAKEALAKALGAPRGMAWHDAEVVSEESGRPRFVLRGTVLAEADLLGVRSVHLSLTHDGGIASAVVVLED, encoded by the coding sequence ATGGCCGTGGTGGGGGTCGGGATCGACGTGTGCGAGATCGCCCGGTTCGAGGAGTCGTGTCGTCGTACTCCTGCGCTGGTGGAGAAGCTCTTCGTCGAGGCCGAACGCGGTCGGCACATCAGTTCGATGGCCGCCCGGTTCGCCGCCAAGGAAGCCCTCGCGAAGGCGCTCGGCGCCCCGCGCGGCATGGCCTGGCACGACGCCGAGGTGGTCTCCGAGGAGTCCGGACGGCCACGCTTCGTGCTGCGCGGGACCGTGCTCGCCGAGGCCGACCTGCTCGGTGTCCGTTCGGTGCACCTCTCGCTGACCCATGACGGCGGCATCGCCTCGGCGGTCGTCGTCCTTGAGGACTGA
- the glmS gene encoding glutamine--fructose-6-phosphate transaminase (isomerizing) yields the protein MCGIVGYIGPRSAQDTVIDGLRRLEYRGYDSAGVAVVSDGDLFIEKKAGKLANLEKVLDDEPMPTSGIGIGHTRWATHGPPNDVNAHPHTGSARRVGLVHNGIIENFVELRTRVEDDGHELLSATDTEIVAHLVELQVQSGVDLITAMQRVCQQLDGAFTLVAIDSQDPDTVVAARRNSPLVVGLGEGENFLGSDVAAFIEFTREALELGQDQIVVMTRDDVQVTDFWGRPVEAKRFHVDWDLSAAEKDGHDWFMRKEIFEQPRAVADSLIGRRTAAGQLQLDEMRLADEELRDIDKIIIIACGTSFYAGMVAKYAIEHWTRTPVEVELASEFRYRDPIIDSTTLIVAISQSGETADTLQAIIHARSQKAKVLAICNTNGSSIPRESDAVIYTHAGPEIGVASTKGFLTQLVACYLLALYIAQVKGTRFGDEIDEIMEQLEAMPGHIETVLKDAASVYELAHAHVDTRSVLFLGRHAGYPVALEGALKLKELAYIHAEGFAAGELKHGPIALIEEGLPVFCVVPPKGRDQLHGKMLSGIQEVRARGARTLCLAEVGDTSIEPYADVLIRLPKVPVLLQPLVAIVPLQLFACELATALGHDVDQPRNLAKSVTVE from the coding sequence ATGTGCGGGATCGTCGGATACATCGGGCCCAGGTCGGCTCAGGACACAGTCATCGACGGTCTGCGGCGGCTGGAGTATCGCGGCTACGACTCGGCGGGAGTCGCGGTCGTCAGCGACGGCGACCTGTTCATCGAGAAGAAGGCCGGCAAGCTGGCCAACCTCGAGAAGGTCCTCGACGACGAGCCCATGCCCACGTCCGGAATCGGCATCGGCCACACCCGCTGGGCCACCCACGGACCGCCGAACGACGTCAACGCCCACCCGCACACCGGGTCGGCCCGCCGGGTCGGCCTCGTGCACAACGGCATCATCGAGAACTTCGTCGAACTCCGCACCCGCGTCGAGGACGACGGCCACGAACTGCTCTCCGCCACCGACACCGAGATCGTCGCGCACCTCGTCGAGCTCCAGGTCCAGTCCGGTGTCGACCTGATCACCGCCATGCAGCGTGTGTGCCAGCAGCTCGACGGCGCCTTCACGCTCGTCGCCATCGACAGCCAGGACCCCGACACGGTCGTCGCGGCACGCCGGAACTCGCCGCTGGTCGTGGGCCTGGGCGAGGGCGAGAACTTCCTCGGCTCCGACGTCGCCGCGTTCATCGAGTTCACCCGCGAGGCGCTGGAGCTCGGCCAGGACCAGATCGTCGTGATGACCCGGGACGACGTCCAGGTCACCGACTTCTGGGGCCGCCCGGTCGAGGCCAAGCGCTTCCACGTCGACTGGGACCTCTCCGCTGCGGAGAAGGACGGCCACGACTGGTTCATGCGCAAGGAGATCTTCGAGCAGCCGCGCGCCGTCGCGGACTCGTTGATCGGCCGTCGTACGGCGGCAGGACAGCTGCAGCTCGACGAGATGCGCCTCGCGGACGAGGAGCTCCGCGACATCGACAAGATCATCATCATCGCCTGCGGCACGTCGTTCTACGCCGGCATGGTCGCGAAGTACGCCATCGAACACTGGACCCGCACGCCGGTGGAGGTCGAGCTGGCCTCGGAATTCCGCTACCGCGACCCGATCATCGACTCCACGACCCTGATCGTCGCGATCAGCCAGTCGGGGGAGACCGCGGACACGCTGCAGGCGATCATCCACGCGCGGTCCCAGAAGGCCAAGGTGCTCGCGATCTGCAACACCAACGGCTCGTCGATTCCGCGCGAGTCCGACGCCGTGATCTACACCCACGCCGGGCCCGAGATCGGCGTCGCGTCGACGAAGGGGTTCCTCACCCAGCTGGTCGCCTGCTACCTCCTCGCGCTGTACATCGCGCAGGTCAAGGGCACCCGCTTCGGCGACGAGATCGACGAGATCATGGAGCAGCTCGAGGCGATGCCCGGGCACATCGAGACCGTGCTCAAGGACGCCGCGTCCGTCTACGAGCTCGCGCACGCCCACGTCGACACCCGCTCGGTCCTGTTCCTCGGCCGCCACGCCGGCTACCCGGTCGCCCTCGAGGGCGCCCTCAAGCTCAAGGAACTCGCCTACATCCACGCCGAGGGCTTCGCCGCCGGCGAGCTCAAGCACGGCCCGATCGCCCTGATCGAAGAAGGCCTCCCCGTGTTCTGCGTCGTCCCGCCCAAGGGTCGCGACCAACTCCACGGGAAGATGCTCAGCGGCATCCAGGAGGTCCGGGCCCGTGGTGCCCGCACGCTCTGCCTGGCCGAGGTCGGCGACACCTCGATCGAGCCGTACGCCGACGTGCTGATCCGGTTGCCCAAGGTGCCGGTGCTGCTCCAGCCGCTGGTGGCGATCGTGCCCCTGCAACTGTTCGCCTGCGAACTGGCCACGGCACTGGGCCACGACGTCGACCAGCCCCGGAACCTCGCCAAGTCCGTCACGGTCGAGTAA
- the coaA gene encoding type I pantothenate kinase encodes MVTGPTADNLSTTHPGDESQREASPYVELDRATWAKLASETESPLTTDELDRLRGLGESLDLDEIRDVYLPLSRLLSLRVSSASALHQDQEEFLHGLTPPRTPFVIGLAGSVAVGKSTAARVLQQMLARWPEHPNVALVTTDGFLYPNAELEKRGLLDRKGFPESYDRRALLKFVIDIKSGKDEVEAPVYSHLIYDVQPDEKVVVKRPDIVIVEGLNVLQPARVREDGRITLGLSDFFDFSIFVDANTNHIRDWYVDRFLRLRETAFRDPGSYFAKYAALSHDTAVDEARRIWDSINGPNLERNVLPTRSRATLVLRKSADHSVRYVRLRKI; translated from the coding sequence ATGGTGACCGGTCCCACGGCGGACAACCTCTCCACGACTCATCCCGGTGACGAGTCGCAGCGTGAGGCGTCCCCGTACGTCGAGCTCGACCGGGCGACGTGGGCAAAGCTGGCGTCGGAGACGGAGAGCCCGCTCACCACCGACGAGCTCGACCGCCTCCGCGGCCTCGGCGAGTCGCTCGACCTGGACGAGATCCGCGACGTCTACCTCCCGCTCTCCCGGTTGCTGAGCCTGCGGGTCAGCAGCGCCTCGGCCCTGCACCAGGACCAGGAGGAGTTCCTCCACGGCCTCACCCCGCCCCGCACGCCGTTCGTGATCGGGCTCGCGGGGTCGGTGGCCGTCGGCAAGTCGACCGCAGCGCGCGTCCTCCAGCAGATGCTCGCGCGCTGGCCCGAGCACCCGAACGTCGCCCTGGTCACCACCGACGGCTTCCTCTATCCCAATGCCGAGCTCGAGAAGCGCGGCTTGCTCGACCGCAAGGGCTTCCCGGAGTCCTACGACCGGCGCGCCCTGCTGAAGTTCGTGATCGACATCAAGTCCGGCAAGGACGAGGTCGAGGCCCCGGTCTACTCCCACCTCATCTATGACGTGCAACCGGACGAGAAGGTGGTCGTGAAGCGGCCCGACATCGTCATCGTGGAGGGACTGAACGTCCTTCAGCCGGCGCGGGTGCGCGAGGACGGCCGGATCACCCTGGGCCTGTCCGACTTCTTCGACTTCTCGATCTTCGTCGACGCGAACACCAACCACATCCGGGACTGGTACGTCGACCGGTTCCTGCGCCTGCGCGAGACGGCCTTCCGTGACCCCGGGTCCTACTTCGCCAAGTACGCCGCGCTGAGCCACGACACGGCCGTCGACGAGGCGCGCCGGATCTGGGATTCGATCAACGGCCCGAACCTGGAGCGCAACGTGTTGCCGACCCGGTCCCGCGCCACGCTGGTGCTGCGCAAGTCCGCGGACCACTCCGTCCGCTACGTGCGCCTGCGCAAGATCTGA
- a CDS encoding alpha/beta fold hydrolase: MTRRPSRLRVVALCSIIALALPVAGCGTDAPASPEARPSRSGAAEASSTPTPEASGSATVSEPDPTYSLPAIAAKAPDAGDLVVLRDAGSTTRYTREAVSYRSDGLTITGVLLRPRGTGPFPAVVIVHGRVPIKSYRTGGGLEREQDALVAAGYVVFQSDLRGHAGSDPLGPFDQQTMVGYSRDVINALATLRTQEYVDRDRVGVLGRSMGGGITMNVLTTHPELARAAVLLSPISSSFAQARALLASLGRPADRDSIPVEFGTQEANPAFYRNLSPRTYFSKITASVLIQHGTADPVCPLVWSQTTLGALRTAGVDADLELYEGERHIFDARQAQAIQNAVTYFDRQLG; encoded by the coding sequence ATGACACGACGGCCGTCCCGACTCCGCGTCGTGGCGCTGTGCTCGATCATCGCCCTCGCCCTGCCCGTCGCCGGGTGTGGCACGGACGCGCCCGCCAGCCCCGAGGCCAGGCCGTCGCGCAGCGGGGCAGCGGAAGCCAGCAGTACGCCGACCCCCGAAGCGTCCGGTTCCGCGACGGTCAGCGAGCCGGATCCGACGTACTCCCTCCCGGCGATCGCAGCGAAGGCACCGGACGCAGGCGACCTCGTGGTCCTGCGCGACGCCGGATCCACGACCCGGTACACCCGGGAAGCGGTGAGCTACCGCAGCGACGGCCTGACCATCACCGGCGTGCTCCTGCGCCCTCGCGGGACGGGGCCGTTCCCGGCCGTCGTCATCGTCCACGGTCGCGTGCCGATCAAGAGCTACCGCACCGGCGGCGGGCTGGAGAGGGAGCAGGATGCCCTGGTCGCAGCGGGCTACGTCGTCTTCCAGAGCGACCTGCGGGGGCACGCCGGCTCGGACCCGCTCGGGCCGTTCGACCAGCAGACGATGGTCGGCTACAGCCGCGACGTGATCAACGCCCTCGCCACCCTCCGGACGCAGGAGTACGTCGACCGCGACCGGGTCGGCGTGCTCGGACGATCGATGGGCGGCGGCATCACGATGAACGTCCTGACGACCCACCCCGAACTCGCCCGGGCTGCCGTACTGCTGTCACCGATCAGCTCGTCGTTCGCCCAGGCCAGGGCACTCCTGGCGAGCCTCGGCAGGCCGGCGGACCGCGACTCCATCCCCGTCGAGTTCGGCACGCAGGAGGCGAACCCGGCGTTCTACCGGAACCTGTCGCCGCGCACGTACTTCTCGAAGATCACCGCATCGGTGCTGATCCAGCACGGTACGGCGGACCCGGTGTGCCCGCTGGTGTGGTCGCAGACGACCCTGGGCGCGCTCCGCACGGCCGGGGTCGACGCCGACCTGGAGCTCTACGAGGGCGAACGCCACATCTTCGACGCACGGCAGGCGCAGGCGATCCAGAACGCGGTCACCTACTTCGACCGACAGCTCGGCTGA